The following proteins are encoded in a genomic region of Methanomassiliicoccales archaeon:
- the alaS gene encoding alanine--tRNA ligase, which yields MSGSEFDLAYFKEKGFHRRQCPKCQRYFWSLGDWETCGEPPCEEYTFIGHSPMNQKLNLHQMREAYLGFFEENGHGRVKRYPIVARWRDDVFFTQASIYDFQPWVLNGVIEPPFNPLTISQTCVRFNDIDNVGKTGRHFTFFEMCAHHAFNKKDGKFIYFKDRTVELCHRFFSERLGTDPNKMRYIEEWWEGGGNAGPCVEVILDGVEVATLVFMMYRETPEGRKPMEMTVVDTGYGLERMTWVSQGVSSAYEAVFGPVVDWLKELAAVTPDQTVLTEYSKVAGATNMKTAADVRRIRETTAERIGISYDELMRTVAPLEDIYVICDHSRALMLMLNDGVVPSNVREGYFARMLVRRALRSIRSLNLDIRLSEAVSRQIDHFQDIFLELKENREDILNLVQVEEDRYFETLGRGKQLVGRLVKDLKKGDKLSVEKLIELYDSHGLNPEIAKEYAPEQIDVPDNFYMQVAARHEKPETAAAAVKDRPERMPETRMLYYEDAELTEFDAKVIAEIDGGIVLDQTAFYPEGGGQEWDLGLLNGKRVCKVIKIKTTIVHFVEGGNPKIGATVHGSIDLERRQQLMRHHTAAHLINGVARNLFGNHVWQAGAHKAVDQARLDVTHFENLTTEQRDLLEKEVNRVVLKDLPINIQFKQRDEAEKLHGYRLYQGGAVPGKIIRVVEVLGLDAEACGGLHCSHTGMVGLVRITRTKRIQDGVVRIEYTAGMAAINGMQADKGLVEELGDHLNVPGERLPGAVQKLEEELKEQRKRLEQLSTVISELSVRELVASAPKVGEVRVVVHEALAGEDPEEMSRKLASMPKTVAVIGVRGEKAKLLVARSNDVGLDCRKSLKTIMTIMGGGGGGKPDYAQGGGGDPELLQKALEQALDLVRRDMQD from the coding sequence ATGAGCGGCTCGGAGTTCGACCTAGCCTACTTTAAGGAGAAGGGCTTCCATCGCAGACAGTGCCCCAAGTGCCAAAGGTACTTCTGGAGCTTGGGTGACTGGGAGACCTGCGGAGAGCCCCCGTGCGAGGAGTACACCTTCATCGGCCATTCCCCGATGAACCAGAAACTTAACCTGCACCAGATGCGCGAGGCCTACTTGGGCTTCTTCGAGGAGAACGGGCACGGCCGCGTGAAACGCTACCCTATCGTGGCCCGCTGGAGGGACGACGTCTTCTTCACTCAGGCATCCATATACGACTTCCAGCCCTGGGTGCTCAACGGCGTGATAGAACCGCCCTTCAATCCCCTGACCATATCCCAGACCTGCGTGCGCTTCAACGACATCGACAACGTCGGGAAGACCGGCAGGCACTTCACCTTCTTTGAGATGTGCGCTCACCACGCCTTCAACAAGAAGGACGGCAAGTTCATCTACTTCAAGGACCGCACAGTGGAGCTGTGCCACCGCTTCTTCAGCGAGCGCTTGGGAACGGACCCTAACAAGATGCGCTACATCGAGGAGTGGTGGGAGGGCGGCGGTAACGCCGGTCCCTGCGTGGAGGTCATCCTGGACGGGGTGGAGGTAGCTACGCTCGTCTTCATGATGTACCGCGAGACCCCGGAGGGACGCAAGCCCATGGAGATGACCGTGGTGGACACCGGCTACGGACTGGAGCGCATGACCTGGGTGTCCCAGGGTGTTTCCTCTGCATACGAAGCGGTGTTCGGGCCTGTGGTGGATTGGCTCAAGGAGCTGGCGGCGGTCACGCCGGACCAGACCGTGCTCACCGAGTACAGCAAGGTGGCCGGGGCCACCAACATGAAGACCGCGGCCGATGTGCGGCGCATCCGGGAAACGACGGCGGAACGCATCGGCATCAGTTATGACGAGCTGATGCGAACGGTCGCTCCCCTTGAAGATATCTACGTCATCTGCGACCATTCCCGGGCGCTGATGCTCATGCTCAACGACGGCGTCGTACCGTCCAACGTGCGCGAGGGCTACTTCGCCCGCATGCTGGTGCGGAGGGCGCTACGCTCCATACGCTCCTTGAACCTGGACATAAGGCTGTCCGAGGCGGTGAGCCGGCAGATCGACCACTTCCAGGACATCTTCCTGGAGCTCAAGGAGAATCGGGAGGACATTCTGAACTTAGTGCAGGTGGAGGAGGACCGCTACTTCGAGACGCTAGGACGCGGAAAGCAGCTGGTGGGACGCCTGGTCAAGGACCTGAAGAAGGGCGATAAGCTGTCGGTGGAGAAGCTCATAGAGCTTTACGACTCCCACGGACTTAACCCGGAGATAGCCAAGGAGTACGCCCCGGAGCAAATCGACGTTCCAGACAACTTCTATATGCAGGTGGCCGCGCGCCACGAGAAACCGGAGACGGCGGCCGCGGCGGTGAAGGATCGGCCAGAGAGGATGCCGGAGACGCGCATGCTCTACTATGAGGACGCGGAGCTCACCGAGTTCGACGCCAAGGTCATTGCGGAGATCGACGGCGGCATCGTCCTGGATCAGACGGCCTTTTATCCCGAGGGAGGAGGGCAGGAGTGGGACCTGGGCCTCTTGAACGGCAAGAGGGTCTGCAAGGTCATCAAGATCAAGACCACCATCGTGCACTTCGTGGAGGGCGGCAACCCCAAGATCGGGGCCACGGTCCACGGGAGCATCGACCTGGAAAGAAGACAGCAGCTTATGCGCCATCACACCGCGGCGCACCTGATCAACGGCGTCGCCAGGAACCTCTTCGGCAACCACGTGTGGCAGGCCGGGGCGCACAAGGCCGTGGACCAGGCCCGGCTGGATGTCACCCACTTCGAGAACCTCACCACCGAACAGCGGGACCTGCTGGAGAAGGAGGTCAACCGGGTGGTGCTGAAGGACCTCCCCATCAACATCCAGTTCAAGCAGCGGGACGAGGCGGAGAAGCTGCACGGATACCGCCTGTACCAGGGCGGGGCCGTGCCTGGCAAGATCATCCGCGTGGTCGAAGTGCTCGGCCTGGACGCAGAGGCCTGCGGAGGGTTGCACTGCTCCCACACGGGAATGGTGGGTCTGGTACGCATCACGCGCACCAAGCGCATACAGGACGGAGTGGTGCGCATCGAGTACACCGCGGGAATGGCCGCCATCAATGGCATGCAGGCGGACAAGGGGCTGGTCGAGGAGCTGGGAGACCACCTGAACGTACCGGGAGAAAGGCTTCCCGGGGCGGTCCAGAAGCTGGAGGAGGAGCTCAAGGAGCAGCGCAAGAGGCTGGAACAGCTCTCGACCGTCATCAGCGAGCTGAGCGTGCGCGAGCTGGTGGCTTCCGCGCCAAAGGTCGGGGAGGTGCGCGTGGTGGTGCACGAGGCCCTGGCAGGCGAGGACCCCGAGGAGATGTCCAGGAAACTTGCTTCCATGCCCAAGACCGTGGCGGTCATCGGCGTGCGGGGCGAGAAGGCCAAGCTGCTGGTGGCCCGTTCCAACGATGTCGGGCTGGATTGCCGCAAATCCCTGAAGACCATAATGACCATCATGGGGGGCGGCGGCGGTGGAAAGCCCGACTACGCCCAGGGAGGCGGCGGGGACCCGGAGCTTCTACAGAAGGCCCTGGAGCAGGCCTTGGACCTCGTACGGCGGGACATGCAGGACTGA
- a CDS encoding 30S ribosomal protein S13, with protein MAEAKKTTSTEEKDDFRYIVRIVNTDIDGKKPTVVGLQSIKGVGKRVAEVVVRKAGVDRSVKIGSLDEAATDELANLIATYSDYAPTWAINRQNDYETGEDQHIVGTDLDMVLKDDINRLKMIRCYRGVRHESGHKVRGQRTRSNGRKGLTLGVSKVRQAPAAPEKKED; from the coding sequence TTGGCTGAAGCGAAGAAGACTACCAGTACAGAAGAGAAGGACGACTTCCGGTACATTGTCCGTATAGTAAACACGGACATTGACGGCAAAAAGCCCACCGTGGTCGGCCTGCAGAGCATAAAAGGCGTGGGAAAGAGAGTGGCCGAGGTCGTGGTCCGGAAGGCCGGGGTAGACCGTTCAGTTAAGATCGGTTCCTTGGACGAGGCCGCCACTGACGAGCTGGCCAACCTTATCGCAACCTATTCCGATTACGCCCCCACCTGGGCCATCAACCGCCAGAACGACTACGAGACCGGAGAGGACCAGCACATCGTCGGTACCGATCTGGACATGGTTCTCAAAGACGACATCAACCGTCTGAAGATGATCAGGTGCTACCGCGGTGTGCGCCACGAGTCCGGACACAAGGTCCGCGGCCAGCGCACCCGGTCCAACGGCAGGAAGGGATTGACCCTGGGCGTTTCCAAGGTCAGGCAAGCCCCCGCCGCCCCTGAAAAGAAGGAGGACTGA
- a CDS encoding 30S ribosomal protein S4 — translation MGDPKFPRRSFDTPSHPWQGERIKEEAILVKQYGLKNKKELWKAKTILRNLRKQSRDLQARLRTGEEQATMEAENLLHKCARIGLLPADGTKLDDVLGLSDLALLERRLQTMVFAKGLASTVGQARQFIVHGHVCIDEQKITIPGYIVTREDEDKIMLNPRSPIADEMHPLKQAQKEAAKERENKKEAAEFKKDMAQTKFVKHVPKDVKEAVQDVEDVPAELPTEEVN, via the coding sequence ATGGGAGATCCTAAGTTCCCGAGAAGGAGCTTCGACACTCCTTCCCACCCCTGGCAGGGCGAGCGCATAAAGGAGGAGGCCATATTGGTCAAGCAGTACGGCCTCAAGAACAAGAAGGAGCTGTGGAAGGCCAAGACCATCCTGCGGAACCTGCGCAAGCAGTCCCGTGACCTCCAGGCCCGCCTGAGGACCGGGGAGGAACAGGCCACGATGGAGGCCGAGAACCTGCTGCACAAGTGCGCTAGGATCGGACTGCTCCCGGCAGATGGGACCAAGCTGGACGATGTCCTGGGCCTTTCCGACCTGGCCTTGCTGGAACGCCGGCTGCAGACCATGGTCTTCGCCAAGGGACTGGCCTCCACCGTGGGCCAGGCCCGCCAGTTCATCGTTCACGGACACGTTTGCATCGATGAGCAGAAGATCACCATTCCCGGTTACATCGTCACCCGCGAGGACGAGGACAAGATCATGCTGAACCCGAGGTCCCCCATAGCCGACGAGATGCACCCGCTTAAGCAAGCCCAGAAGGAGGCCGCCAAGGAGAGGGAGAACAAGAAGGAGGCTGCCGAGTTCAAGAAGGACATGGCTCAGACGAAGTTCGTTAAGCACGTGCCCAAGGACGTCAAGGAAGCCGTCCAGGACGTTGAGGACGTCCCGGCCGAGCTGCCGACCGAGGAGGTGAACTGA
- a CDS encoding 30S ribosomal protein S11, which produces MGKWGIANVFASYNNIIITLTDVTGAETITKCTGGMVVKAAKDESSPYAAMRAAEKVAEIAKEKGIEGIHVKVRAPGGNRATSPGPGAQAAIRALARAGLRIGRIEDVTPIPHDGTKKKGGRRGRRV; this is translated from the coding sequence ATGGGTAAGTGGGGTATCGCCAACGTATTCGCCAGCTACAACAACATCATCATCACTTTGACCGATGTCACCGGTGCCGAGACCATAACCAAGTGCACTGGTGGAATGGTGGTCAAGGCGGCCAAGGATGAGTCGTCCCCCTACGCAGCCATGAGGGCTGCGGAGAAGGTGGCCGAGATCGCCAAGGAAAAGGGTATCGAGGGCATCCACGTCAAGGTGCGCGCACCGGGCGGTAATCGCGCCACCTCCCCTGGACCGGGCGCTCAGGCCGCCATAAGGGCCTTGGCCCGTGCCGGCCTCAGGATCGGTCGCATTGAAGATGTTACCCCTATCCCCCACGACGGAACCAAGAAGAAGGGTGGACGCCGGGGCAGAAGGGTGTAA
- a CDS encoding DNA-directed RNA polymerase subunit D: MHIKLMKDQETETSIKFVVSDASPEKVNALRRALIMDIPKMAIDDVEFLLGSIRDEEGNEYESISPVFDEIVAHRLGLVPIPTDLELFGFRKKCSCGGEGCPSCTILYKLEKRGPCEVYSGDLDSLGGDAYRPKDELIPIVRLGDRQGILAYATAELGTGRIHAKWQATHGVGYKYMPTVTIDPKKCDNGGSCIAICPKHVMAFKDKKVQVVDNNACILCKDCVKVCRIGAISIKGSENTFIFEFETDGSLSARVALVKALESLEQTFDEFREKIASLEG, encoded by the coding sequence ATGCACATAAAGCTGATGAAGGACCAGGAGACCGAGACCAGCATCAAGTTCGTGGTGAGCGATGCCAGTCCGGAGAAGGTCAACGCCCTGCGCCGGGCTCTCATCATGGACATCCCCAAGATGGCCATCGATGACGTCGAGTTCCTGCTCGGCTCGATAAGGGATGAGGAAGGAAACGAGTACGAGAGCATCAGCCCGGTGTTCGACGAGATCGTGGCCCACCGCCTCGGCCTCGTTCCCATACCCACCGACCTTGAGCTTTTCGGTTTCCGTAAGAAGTGCTCCTGCGGCGGCGAGGGCTGCCCTAGCTGCACCATCTTGTACAAGCTGGAGAAACGCGGACCCTGTGAGGTCTATTCCGGGGACCTGGATTCCCTGGGCGGAGACGCTTATCGGCCCAAGGACGAGCTCATCCCCATCGTGCGCCTGGGCGATCGGCAGGGCATACTGGCCTACGCCACCGCCGAGCTGGGCACGGGAAGGATTCACGCCAAATGGCAGGCCACCCACGGAGTGGGCTACAAGTACATGCCCACGGTCACCATCGACCCGAAGAAGTGCGATAACGGCGGAAGCTGCATCGCGATCTGCCCCAAGCACGTCATGGCCTTCAAGGACAAGAAGGTGCAGGTAGTGGACAACAATGCCTGCATCCTCTGCAAGGATTGCGTGAAGGTCTGCCGCATCGGTGCCATATCCATCAAGGGCTCCGAGAACACCTTCATCTTCGAGTTCGAGACCGACGGCTCCCTGAGCGCCAGGGTCGCCCTGGTCAAGGCCCTCGAATCTTTGGAGCAGACCTTCGACGAGTTCCGCGAGAAGATCGCCTCCCTCGAAGGTTGA